From the Ensifer adhaerens genome, the window CAAAATTGGTCTCCGCCGAATCCATGAAATCGGTCTGCCCTGTCCGCTGACGGACATATTGCAGACGCCGCTTGGAGTTGCGGATATACCATTCACGGAAGAAGCCGACGCCGAAGACGGCACCAACAGCCGTGTGCGTCGAACTGATCGGCAGTCCGAGCGCCGATGCCAGGAGCACCGTGACGGCGGTGGCAAGCGCCACGCAGAAGGCGCGCATCGGGTTGAGCTTGGTGATTTCCTGGCCGACGACGCGGATGAGCTTCGGGCCATAGAGAAGCAGGCCGATCGAAATGCCGAGGGCGCCGATTGCAAGCTCCCACAAGGGCGCCGGCGATTTCTCCGTCGTGATGACGCCGTCGAGCGCCGAGACGATCGCCGATAGCGGGCCGATCGCGTTCGAGACGTCGTTGGCGCCGTGGGCGAAGGACAGCAGCGCAGCGGCCACGATCAGCGGCAAGCGGAAGAGCTTGCGAAGGGACTGATTCCGGTTGTCGAGGCCTTCCGATTGGCGGAAGATCCAGGGCCTGGCCTGCAGGTAGACTGCCACCCCCGCAACGACGCCGGCGGCGAGGCCCACGGGCACCGTGATCGCCGCCACCTGCACCAGCGCGATCAGAGCAAGATAGGCGGTAAAACTCCCGGCGGTAACGCCGAGGATAACCGGCATCCATCTCCTGGCCGCGGCGATCTTGTCCTCGCGGTAAATGATGAATTCCTTGAGGAAGGCGAGGAAGATGGCGGCGATGGCGCCGCCGAGCAGCGGCGAGACCGACCAGCTGAGCGTGATGCCGGCGAGCGACCACCACTGCACGCTGGAAAAGCCGGCGGCGGCGATGCCTGCGCCGACGATGCCGCCGATGATGGAGTGCGTGGTCGAAACTGGTGCTCCGGAATAGGTGGCGATGTTGATCCAGGCGGCCGATGACGCAAGCGCGGCCATCATGATCCAGACGATCGCCTGCGGACCGAGCACGTCTTCGCCGTAGACGATGCCCGCTTCGATCGTCAGCGCCACTTGCCGCCCGGCCAGCATTGCGCCGGCGATCTCGAACACGGCGGCAATCGCAAGCGCGGTCGCCATCGACATCGCCTTGGCGCCGACGGCAGCGCCGACGTTGTTGGTCACGTCGTTCGCGCCGATGTTCATGGCCATGTAGCCGGCGATGGCAGCGGCAGCG encodes:
- a CDS encoding inorganic phosphate transporter, translating into MAQPRVRLAKQTIDKDLDKLSLAEEASRHVRRSLAAPALAGLFLLLSMAFAASFVTSSATAPIIIAAAAIAGYMAMNIGANDVTNNVGAAVGAKAMSMATALAIAAVFEIAGAMLAGRQVALTIEAGIVYGEDVLGPQAIVWIMMAALASSAAWINIATYSGAPVSTTHSIIGGIVGAGIAAAGFSSVQWWSLAGITLSWSVSPLLGGAIAAIFLAFLKEFIIYREDKIAAARRWMPVILGVTAGSFTAYLALIALVQVAAITVPVGLAAGVVAGVAVYLQARPWIFRQSEGLDNRNQSLRKLFRLPLIVAAALLSFAHGANDVSNAIGPLSAIVSALDGVITTEKSPAPLWELAIGALGISIGLLLYGPKLIRVVGQEITKLNPMRAFCVALATAVTVLLASALGLPISSTHTAVGAVFGVGFFREWYIRNSKRRLQYVRQRTGQTDFMDSAETNFAEVRRRRLVRRSHFLTIVAAWVITVPASAALSAVLYFILSSIFM